From one Caldithrix abyssi DSM 13497 genomic stretch:
- the hslU gene encoding ATP-dependent protease ATPase subunit HslU — MDTIKNQKLYDETIRLMAELTPKAIVKELDKYIIGQDKAKKMVAIALRNRWRRQQVRPELREEIMPNNIILIGPTGVGKTEISRRLARLSNAPFLKVEASKFTEVGYVGRDVESMIRDLVEIGVQMVREEKTKEVEAKAREQAIERVLDLLLPPISQRPKPVGEMEESDELELRHQRTREKLRSQLLAGQLDDRMVEIDTPADSTPMMQIFSPMGIEEMGLNIQELFGGLMPKKMKKRKTTVSEAVKILTQQEAQKLIDMEEVVRIAVHRVENSGIIFLDEIDKIAGPSSGKHGPDVSREGVQRDLLPVVEGTSVLTKYGMVKTDHILFIAAGAFHVSKPSDLIPELQGRFPIRVELNSLTEDDFVRILTEPKNALITQYQAMLETEGVKLTFTDEAIREIARIATVVNSRAENIGARRLHTILSTLLEEILFEIPEKKQEELVIDKEMVSKTLEAIVEDEDLSRYIL; from the coding sequence GCCATCGTAAAAGAACTGGACAAATACATCATCGGACAGGACAAGGCCAAGAAGATGGTGGCCATTGCCCTGCGCAACCGCTGGCGCCGTCAACAGGTGCGCCCGGAGCTGCGCGAAGAGATCATGCCCAATAATATCATTTTAATCGGCCCCACGGGTGTGGGGAAAACGGAAATTAGTCGTCGTCTGGCCAGACTTTCCAACGCTCCCTTTTTAAAGGTCGAAGCCTCAAAGTTTACCGAGGTCGGTTACGTGGGGCGCGATGTGGAATCCATGATCCGCGATCTGGTGGAAATTGGCGTTCAAATGGTGCGTGAAGAAAAGACTAAAGAGGTGGAGGCCAAAGCGCGCGAACAGGCCATTGAACGCGTGCTTGATCTGCTGCTTCCTCCCATCAGTCAGCGTCCTAAACCGGTCGGTGAAATGGAAGAGAGCGACGAACTGGAGTTACGCCACCAACGCACCCGCGAAAAACTGCGTTCCCAATTGCTGGCCGGTCAGCTGGACGATCGCATGGTAGAAATTGACACGCCGGCCGATTCGACGCCCATGATGCAGATCTTTTCGCCCATGGGCATCGAAGAGATGGGCTTGAATATTCAGGAACTGTTTGGCGGCCTGATGCCCAAAAAGATGAAAAAGCGTAAAACCACGGTTTCGGAAGCCGTAAAAATCCTTACCCAACAGGAAGCGCAGAAACTGATCGACATGGAAGAGGTGGTGCGCATTGCCGTGCACCGTGTGGAAAATTCCGGCATTATTTTTCTGGATGAAATTGACAAAATCGCCGGCCCGTCCAGCGGCAAACACGGTCCGGATGTCTCGCGCGAAGGAGTTCAGCGCGATTTACTGCCAGTGGTAGAAGGCACCTCCGTTCTCACCAAATACGGCATGGTTAAAACCGATCACATTCTGTTCATTGCGGCCGGCGCCTTTCATGTGAGCAAGCCGTCGGATTTAATACCTGAATTGCAGGGACGTTTTCCCATCCGCGTTGAGCTGAACAGCCTTACAGAAGATGACTTTGTGCGCATATTAACCGAGCCTAAAAACGCTCTTATCACTCAATATCAGGCCATGTTAGAAACCGAAGGCGTAAAACTGACCTTTACGGATGAGGCCATTCGTGAAATAGCCCGCATCGCAACGGTGGTAAATTCTCGCGCTGAAAACATCGGCGCCCGGCGTTTACACACCATCCTTTCTACTCTGCTGGAGGAGATTCTGTTTGAAATTCCCGAGAAAAAGCAGGAAGAGCTGGTCATCGACAAAGAAATGGTCAGCAAAACTCTGGAAGCCATCGTAGAGGACGAAGACCTGAGCCGGTATATTCTTTAA
- a CDS encoding class I SAM-dependent methyltransferase: MPKDYADVDYASLTTGDRNPIKRHLQKLRLQHSLRALKNVQKNFNGAILDFGAGNGELCKQISLRLPHCTIVCYEPSAKLRRQAVENTQNFPNITVIGNLKDSPVATFDFIFCLEVFEHLPDQPMESALSNLRSLLKKEGKLIIGVPNELYLPALLKGSLRLMRRYGEVDARPLNILKAFVGQPPQTREIVAFDGLPYILRHMGFDYRTFRKKILNHFQIKRSYGSPLPFLPIGLNFEVYFICQHKAE, from the coding sequence ATGCCAAAAGATTACGCCGATGTCGATTACGCCAGCTTAACCACCGGCGATCGCAATCCAATTAAACGCCATTTACAAAAACTGCGTTTGCAGCACAGTTTACGCGCCTTAAAAAATGTACAAAAGAATTTTAACGGCGCCATCCTGGATTTTGGCGCAGGAAACGGCGAACTGTGTAAACAGATCAGCCTGCGCCTCCCCCATTGTACAATAGTGTGCTACGAACCTTCCGCTAAACTGCGCAGGCAGGCGGTTGAAAACACGCAAAATTTTCCCAACATTACCGTGATCGGCAACCTGAAAGACAGCCCGGTGGCTACCTTTGATTTTATCTTTTGCCTGGAAGTATTCGAACATCTGCCCGACCAGCCCATGGAATCAGCCCTGAGCAACCTGCGATCTCTTTTGAAAAAAGAGGGAAAACTGATCATCGGCGTGCCCAACGAACTGTACCTGCCCGCGCTGCTTAAAGGTAGTTTGCGCCTCATGCGTCGTTACGGCGAGGTGGACGCCCGACCGCTCAATATTCTAAAGGCTTTTGTCGGTCAGCCACCCCAAACACGAGAAATCGTTGCTTTTGACGGACTGCCTTACATCTTGCGTCACATGGGCTTTGATTATCGTACATTCCGAAAAAAAATCTTAAATCATTTTCAGATCAAACGCTCTTACGGCAGCCCGCTCCCCTTTTTGCCGATAGGCTTGAACTTTGAAGTGTATTTTATCTGTCAACACAAAGCGGAGTAA
- a CDS encoding class I SAM-dependent methyltransferase: MELKYQNHVKHYQIDARYFDYFSSNKFLEDEIARRYQAIVHLLKPTVGQKILEIGSGGGQLLKHLPAADFFYVPLDLALSNLKKIKQQYTQKNLPVTGDVFALPFRAKSFDIVIMAEVLEHLDRPLIALKECHRVLKQGGRLVLSVPYKEVIPYYICIHCNNPTPKNGHLHSFDLTKLEEWTQNAGFVALKSSRFLNKAFNRLHLSLALKNFPFPIWKRIDGFFNFLIDRPTSLILLCRKNSE, from the coding sequence GTGGAATTGAAATATCAAAATCACGTCAAACACTACCAGATTGATGCCCGGTATTTTGATTATTTTTCTTCGAACAAGTTTTTGGAGGACGAAATTGCCAGACGCTACCAGGCAATCGTTCACCTTTTAAAACCCACAGTCGGACAAAAAATTCTGGAAATTGGTAGCGGCGGCGGGCAACTTTTAAAACATTTACCGGCTGCCGATTTTTTTTACGTTCCGCTGGATCTGGCCTTAAGCAATCTTAAAAAGATCAAACAGCAATACACCCAAAAAAATCTGCCGGTTACAGGCGATGTTTTTGCCCTGCCTTTTCGCGCAAAATCATTTGATATCGTCATCATGGCCGAAGTGCTGGAGCATCTGGATCGTCCGCTCATTGCTTTAAAGGAGTGTCATCGGGTGTTAAAACAAGGCGGCCGACTGGTCCTTTCTGTTCCATATAAAGAAGTGATCCCATATTACATCTGCATCCATTGCAATAACCCAACGCCCAAAAACGGGCACCTCCATTCGTTCGATTTAACCAAATTGGAAGAATGGACTCAAAATGCCGGATTTGTTGCCCTTAAGTCCTCCAGATTCCTTAACAAAGCGTTCAATCGCCTGCACTTGAGCCTGGCCTTAAAAAATTTTCCATTTCCAATATGGAAACGGATTGACGGATTTTTTAATTTTTTGATTGACAGGCCCACTTCCCTAATTCTTCTTTGCAGGAAAAACAGCGAATGA
- a CDS encoding IS1634 family transposase, producing MFIKEVTKKNKGYDKTFVYHQLVESYRTEKGPRQRKLLNLGKLTIPKDQWKTLANRIEEIISGQTSLIEVDEQIEQLAQRYASLLIQNKLKQEKVEKKESPQETETIFTGSVKFRDARSIGGEYISLMMLRKLKFNELLKKLGFKEKDIKLAELLIVGRLVHPSSEWATLRWVKKQSAIDELLELDLSRLSHNKLYRITDQLLEHKDKIENGLVEQERLLFSLQEKIILYDLTNTYFESSRTSELKARGRSKDKRHDMPLVTLGLVLDEDGFPKESRLFSGNVSEPETLSKILDTIGGKVRKLIILDAGIATEENLQLITKRGHDYLVVSRSKPEIEIEENAFKEINHDQRHKVEAYLYRKDKELYLYCRSASRQKKEEAIRQFHQQRFEAELKYAAESLHKKRGTKKYPKVLERIGRIKERHAKVAYFYDITVEHHNGIVTEISWKIKDEQKMDDRFSGTYYLRTSRLDLTDREIWQLYISLTDVEDGFRSLKSELGLRPNFHQKDKRIEGHIFISILAFHVLISLQKQLHDAGVYHRWTTIRELLSVQQRVSVEMKTQKGDLLVIRDTTEPEAIHYLMAQAFKIKPKPLGMKKIRI from the coding sequence ATGTTTATTAAAGAAGTCACAAAAAAGAATAAAGGGTACGATAAAACCTTCGTTTACCATCAATTGGTCGAATCCTATCGTACTGAAAAAGGCCCAAGACAAAGAAAATTGCTCAACCTGGGCAAGCTTACCATTCCTAAAGACCAATGGAAAACACTTGCCAATCGCATCGAAGAGATCATAAGCGGACAAACTTCACTGATCGAAGTGGATGAGCAAATTGAACAATTAGCCCAGCGCTATGCCTCGCTTTTAATTCAAAACAAACTAAAACAAGAAAAGGTAGAAAAAAAAGAAAGCCCACAGGAAACCGAGACCATTTTTACGGGCTCTGTCAAATTCAGAGATGCTCGCAGTATAGGAGGCGAATACATCAGTTTGATGATGTTAAGAAAGCTTAAGTTCAATGAACTTTTAAAAAAGCTGGGCTTTAAGGAGAAGGATATTAAACTGGCCGAACTGTTGATCGTTGGGCGCCTGGTGCACCCCTCAAGCGAATGGGCGACCTTACGCTGGGTCAAAAAGCAAAGCGCCATCGATGAGCTTTTAGAGTTAGACCTTTCAAGACTTTCTCACAATAAACTTTATCGAATTACGGATCAATTATTAGAACATAAGGACAAAATCGAGAATGGTTTAGTAGAGCAAGAGCGTCTGTTATTTTCCTTGCAGGAAAAGATCATCCTGTACGATTTAACCAATACGTATTTTGAGAGTAGCCGTACCAGTGAACTCAAGGCTCGCGGACGTAGTAAAGATAAGCGTCACGATATGCCCCTGGTTACTTTAGGCCTGGTATTGGATGAGGATGGATTCCCCAAGGAGAGTCGTCTTTTCTCTGGCAATGTTTCCGAACCAGAGACTTTGTCTAAAATTCTGGATACGATAGGCGGCAAAGTCAGGAAATTGATTATTTTAGATGCCGGGATTGCCACAGAAGAGAACTTGCAACTGATCACAAAGCGTGGACACGACTATCTGGTTGTCTCACGCAGTAAACCGGAAATCGAGATCGAAGAAAATGCTTTTAAAGAGATTAATCACGATCAACGCCATAAAGTGGAAGCCTATCTTTACCGTAAGGATAAAGAGCTTTATTTATACTGTCGCAGCGCCTCAAGGCAAAAGAAAGAGGAAGCCATTCGACAATTTCATCAGCAGCGCTTTGAGGCGGAGTTGAAATATGCGGCGGAGAGTTTGCACAAGAAACGAGGCACGAAGAAATATCCCAAGGTTTTAGAACGCATTGGCCGCATAAAGGAACGTCATGCAAAGGTGGCCTATTTTTATGATATTACGGTTGAGCATCACAATGGTATCGTGACAGAGATCAGCTGGAAGATAAAAGATGAGCAAAAGATGGATGATCGATTTTCCGGCACGTATTATTTACGGACGAGTCGTCTGGATTTAACGGATCGTGAGATTTGGCAGCTCTACATCAGTTTAACGGATGTGGAGGATGGATTTCGCTCGTTGAAGAGTGAATTAGGCTTAAGGCCTAATTTTCACCAGAAGGATAAACGCATTGAAGGGCATATTTTCATTTCGATTTTAGCCTTTCATGTATTGATAAGTCTTCAAAAACAATTACATGATGCAGGCGTTTATCATCGCTGGACAACCATTCGTGAATTACTTTCCGTACAGCAGCGAGTAAGCGTGGAGATGAAAACGCAGAAAGGAGATTTATTAGTTATAAGAGATACGACCGAACCGGAGGCGATCCATTATTTAATGGCGCAGGCATTTAAGATCAAGCCCAAGCCATTAGGTATGAAAAAGATAAGAATTTAA
- a CDS encoding YgiQ family radical SAM protein, with amino-acid sequence MGYVDHPAFGTAVIGRLIETEGLRVAIVPQPNWRDDLRDFKKFGRPRLFFAVTAGVMDSMVNHYTARKRRRSNDAYTPGGVPGFRPDYPTIVYTSILKELFPEVPVVIGGVEASLRRLTHYDYWADRLRPSILFDSGADLLIYGMGEQPLRELLRLLKKGVPFHTLKTIRQTAILLDSRQPPPKVKKWNTLELASFETCLKDKKAFARNFKFIEKESNTLEPGTVLLQKTANKTVWVNPPFPVMSEKEMDYIFDLPYTRLPHPKYKRRGPIPAYEMIRHSINMHRGCFGGCSFCTISAHQGKFIASRSKESILKEARAITQMPDFKGYISDMGGPSANMYRMAGIDLDLCKQCKRASCIFPNICFNLNIDHRPMIDIYRSVAQIPGVKKAFVSSGIRYDLLVSDQKAFDKKYGLSAYLEQVVLHHVSGRLKVAPEHTSERVLRIMRKPSFKTFFAFKKKFDAINRKYRLKQQLIPYFISSHPGSALEDMAELAAITKELGFHLEQVQDFTPTPMTLATVIYYSGYHPYTLQKVYTAHTIEEKTEQNRFFFWYKKENRGWIRKQLSRMRRPYLLKKLLG; translated from the coding sequence ATGGGCTATGTGGATCATCCTGCCTTTGGCACGGCGGTTATCGGGCGCCTTATTGAAACCGAAGGGTTGCGCGTGGCCATTGTGCCTCAGCCCAACTGGCGCGACGACCTGCGCGATTTTAAGAAGTTTGGTCGGCCACGACTGTTTTTTGCCGTTACAGCCGGGGTAATGGATTCCATGGTCAACCATTACACGGCGCGCAAACGTCGCCGCTCAAACGATGCTTACACGCCTGGCGGTGTACCCGGCTTTCGCCCCGATTATCCCACCATTGTGTACACCAGCATTCTAAAAGAGCTTTTCCCTGAAGTTCCGGTGGTGATTGGCGGCGTGGAAGCCTCACTCAGACGCCTTACGCATTACGATTACTGGGCCGATCGCCTTCGCCCTTCCATTTTGTTCGATTCCGGAGCGGATTTACTGATTTACGGCATGGGCGAACAGCCTCTACGTGAATTACTGCGTTTGCTCAAAAAAGGCGTACCCTTCCACACGCTTAAAACCATTCGTCAGACAGCCATTTTGTTAGACAGCCGCCAGCCGCCGCCAAAGGTAAAAAAATGGAACACGCTGGAATTGGCCTCTTTTGAAACCTGCTTAAAGGATAAAAAGGCCTTTGCCCGTAATTTTAAATTCATTGAAAAAGAATCCAATACGCTGGAGCCGGGAACGGTTCTGCTACAAAAAACAGCCAATAAAACGGTTTGGGTCAATCCGCCTTTTCCGGTTATGAGCGAAAAAGAAATGGACTACATTTTCGACCTGCCTTACACGCGATTGCCGCATCCTAAATACAAGCGGCGCGGCCCCATTCCGGCTTACGAGATGATTCGTCATTCCATCAACATGCATCGCGGTTGCTTTGGCGGCTGCAGCTTTTGCACCATCTCCGCGCATCAGGGTAAGTTCATCGCCAGCCGTTCGAAAGAATCGATTTTAAAAGAAGCCAGAGCCATCACGCAAATGCCTGATTTTAAAGGCTACATCAGCGATATGGGCGGGCCGTCGGCTAATATGTATCGGATGGCGGGTATTGATCTGGATTTGTGCAAACAATGTAAGCGCGCCTCCTGCATTTTTCCCAATATCTGTTTCAACTTGAACATCGACCATCGTCCGATGATCGACATCTATCGTTCTGTTGCGCAAATTCCGGGAGTCAAAAAAGCCTTTGTCAGCAGCGGCATTCGCTATGACCTGCTGGTAAGCGATCAAAAAGCGTTCGATAAAAAGTACGGCCTGAGCGCCTATCTGGAGCAGGTGGTTCTACACCACGTTTCCGGACGTTTGAAGGTGGCGCCCGAACACACCTCAGAGCGTGTGCTGCGCATCATGCGCAAACCATCGTTTAAAACGTTTTTTGCCTTTAAGAAAAAATTTGACGCCATCAATCGCAAATACCGATTAAAACAGCAATTGATTCCTTATTTTATTTCCAGCCATCCGGGCAGCGCTCTGGAAGACATGGCGGAACTGGCTGCCATAACCAAAGAGCTGGGATTTCATCTGGAACAGGTTCAGGATTTTACGCCCACGCCGATGACGTTGGCGACCGTGATTTATTACAGCGGTTACCATCCTTACACCCTGCAAAAAGTGTACACAGCGCACACTATAGAGGAGAAAACGGAACAGAATCGCTTTTTTTTCTGGTACAAAAAGGAAAACAGAGGCTGGATCAGAAAGCAATTAAGCCGTATGCGGCGGCCTTATCTGTTAAAGAAATTATTGGGATAA
- a CDS encoding type I restriction-modification system subunit M N-terminal domain-containing protein translates to MANKKQNGANLVFENKLWEMADKLRGHMDVSEYKHVVLGLIFSKYISDAFQ, encoded by the coding sequence ATGGCAAACAAAAAACAAAACGGCGCCAATCTGGTCTTTGAAAACAAACTCTGGGAGATGGCCGATAAGCTGCGCGGTCACATGGACGTATCGGAATATAAGCATGTGGTACTGGGGTTGATCTTCTCCAAGTACATTTCCGATGCCTTTCAGTAG
- a CDS encoding type I restriction-modification system subunit M — MENGQLTWITNFIWNIADDVLRDLYVRGKYRDVILPMTVIRRFDAVLEPTKQAVLQMKENLDQAGITNQDGPLRQAAGQAFYNTSPFTLRDLKNRASRQQLEADFRAYLDGFSPNVQEIIDNFEFRNQIPRLSRADALGTLIEKFLDPAINLSPYPVLNSDGSVRLPGLDNHAMGTIFEELVRRFNEENNEEAGEHWTPRDVVKLMARLIFLPIADQIESGTYLLYDGACGTGGMLTVAEDTMKQLATEHGKQVTTHLYGQEINAETYAICKADLLIKGEGEEAENIVGGPEYSTLSNDAFPHLKFDFMLSNPPYGKSWKSDLERMGGKQGIKDPRFVVNHRGEELSLITRTSDGQMLFLANMVSKMKHDTPLGSRIAEVHNGSSLFTGDAGQGESNIRRYIIENDWLEAIVALPLNMFYNTGIATYIWVLSNRKPEQRKGKVQLIDATQWYQPLRKNLGKKNCELSEDDIQRIVDVFLKFEESEQSKIFPNKAFGYWKVIVERPLRLRADLSEVKLNRFAQLCKEQQQSGLGTFMKSVAKIMGAGPHRNYNLFLEKLTQLAKEAGIKLNGKQLKLIRDHLCERDEQAEPVIRKIHQAGTKADPLHGLVEIDLHGKARVVEYEPDSELRDSEQVPLLEDGGIDAFLKREVLPYAPDAWYDPSKVKIGYEINFNRYFYKPKPLRSLEEIRADLLAVEKEAEGLLDEILGGKEE, encoded by the coding sequence ATGGAAAATGGCCAACTAACCTGGATCACCAATTTTATCTGGAACATTGCCGATGATGTGCTGCGTGACCTGTACGTTCGCGGCAAATATCGCGATGTTATCCTGCCTATGACGGTGATTCGCCGCTTTGATGCAGTGCTGGAGCCGACCAAACAAGCGGTGTTGCAAATGAAGGAAAATTTAGACCAGGCAGGCATTACCAATCAGGACGGCCCATTGCGCCAGGCAGCCGGACAGGCTTTTTACAATACTTCCCCTTTTACCCTGCGAGATTTAAAAAACCGTGCCAGTCGCCAACAACTGGAAGCAGACTTCCGCGCCTATCTGGACGGCTTCTCGCCTAATGTGCAGGAGATCATCGACAATTTTGAATTTCGTAATCAAATTCCCCGCCTTTCCAGAGCTGATGCTCTGGGAACACTGATCGAAAAATTTCTTGATCCGGCCATCAATCTGAGCCCCTATCCCGTCTTGAACAGCGATGGTTCGGTGCGCCTGCCGGGATTGGACAACCACGCCATGGGCACCATCTTTGAGGAACTGGTGCGCCGCTTTAATGAGGAAAACAACGAGGAAGCCGGCGAGCACTGGACGCCCCGCGATGTGGTAAAGCTGATGGCCCGGCTGATCTTTTTGCCTATTGCTGACCAGATCGAATCGGGAACCTATCTGCTCTACGACGGCGCCTGCGGTACCGGGGGCATGTTGACCGTAGCCGAAGATACCATGAAGCAACTGGCAACGGAACATGGGAAACAGGTCACTACGCATCTCTATGGTCAGGAAATTAATGCGGAAACCTATGCCATCTGCAAAGCGGATTTGCTTATCAAAGGGGAAGGTGAGGAAGCAGAAAACATTGTGGGGGGACCGGAATATTCCACCCTTTCCAATGACGCCTTTCCGCACCTGAAATTTGATTTCATGCTCAGCAATCCCCCTTACGGCAAAAGCTGGAAGAGCGACCTGGAGCGCATGGGCGGCAAGCAGGGCATCAAAGACCCGCGCTTTGTGGTGAATCATCGGGGAGAGGAGCTATCCCTGATAACGCGCACCAGCGATGGGCAGATGCTGTTTCTGGCCAATATGGTCAGCAAAATGAAGCACGATACCCCACTGGGCAGCCGCATCGCCGAGGTGCACAACGGCTCATCCCTATTTACCGGAGACGCCGGCCAGGGGGAGAGCAACATCCGGCGCTACATCATCGAAAATGACTGGCTGGAAGCCATCGTTGCCCTGCCGCTAAACATGTTCTACAACACCGGCATCGCCACCTACATCTGGGTGCTTTCCAACCGGAAACCGGAACAGCGCAAAGGCAAAGTGCAACTCATCGACGCCACGCAGTGGTACCAACCGTTGCGCAAGAACCTGGGCAAGAAGAATTGTGAGCTTTCGGAAGATGATATTCAACGCATCGTGGATGTCTTTCTGAAATTTGAAGAGAGCGAACAATCGAAGATTTTTCCCAACAAAGCCTTCGGCTACTGGAAGGTGATTGTGGAGCGCCCCCTGCGTTTGCGCGCGGACTTATCGGAAGTAAAACTGAACCGCTTTGCCCAACTGTGCAAGGAGCAGCAGCAAAGCGGTTTGGGCACCTTTATGAAAAGCGTTGCAAAAATTATGGGCGCCGGACCGCATCGGAATTACAATCTTTTTCTGGAAAAATTGACCCAACTGGCGAAAGAGGCAGGTATCAAGCTCAACGGCAAACAACTGAAACTGATCCGGGATCATCTTTGTGAGCGGGATGAACAGGCCGAACCCGTAATCCGGAAAATCCACCAAGCCGGAACCAAAGCCGATCCGCTCCATGGATTGGTTGAAATCGATCTTCATGGAAAAGCGCGGGTGGTGGAATATGAGCCGGACAGCGAATTGCGCGACAGCGAGCAGGTGCCTTTGCTGGAAGACGGCGGGATCGATGCCTTTTTGAAACGAGAGGTACTGCCCTACGCCCCGGACGCCTGGTATGATCCGAGCAAAGTGAAAATCGGCTATGAAATCAATTTCAACCGCTATTTTTACAAACCCAAACCCCTGCGCAGCCTGGAAGAAATCCGCGCCGATTTGCTGGCCGTGGAGAAAGAGGCCGAGGGACTGTTGGATGAGATTTTGGGAGGAAAAGAAGAATGA
- a CDS encoding DUF262 domain-containing protein — MNEIQGIARTIRELLKGVKYSIDYYQREYRWGTKQVLELLNDLTSKFLEGYQPEHKREQVEKYPHYFLGSIIISSKDAGKFIVDGQQRLTSITLLLILLRNLQQNRNDKVYIDDLIYSEKFGKKSFNLVVPEREACLTALFEGKSFDSNGMSESVINIYNRYQDLEEHFPEELRNHALPYFIDWLLENVHMVEITAYSDEDAYTIFETMNDRGLSLTPTEMLKGYLLANLIEEKRDESNRLWKKRIEEITEWGKDVESDFFKNWLRSQYAQKIRERKKGAKPEDFDRIGTEYHRWIRENSKNIGLTSSDDFYNFIHRNFNFFIRQYNMLMNASHGNVAELNHVMYNAHHGFTLQYMVLLAPLTLEDTEAIIKRKIRIAARFIDILLAWRIWNFRSISYSTMQYSMFLVMKEIRGLEPKKLAKTLYNRLQREEENFRKNSPYHRREIGFYMHQQNRRAIHRLLARLTEYVEVQSGLDSNYKNYVREEGKNRFEVEHIWADKYEYHEDEFEHPSDFQENRNRIGGLLLLPKSFNASYGDLKYGEKLPHYLKQNLLAQSLHPQCYEHNPGFLRFIEQSGLPFKPYEHFDRKALDERCELYRMIAEHVWNPEDLLREV, encoded by the coding sequence ATGAACGAAATTCAGGGTATAGCGAGAACTATCCGCGAATTGCTTAAAGGTGTAAAATATTCCATTGATTACTATCAACGGGAATATCGATGGGGAACGAAACAGGTTCTTGAATTACTCAATGACTTGACCAGCAAATTTCTCGAAGGTTACCAACCTGAGCACAAACGAGAACAGGTCGAAAAGTATCCCCACTATTTCCTTGGTTCAATTATCATAAGTAGCAAAGACGCAGGTAAGTTCATTGTAGATGGACAACAAAGGTTAACATCAATTACTCTCCTCTTGATTTTACTGAGGAACCTGCAACAAAATCGAAATGATAAAGTTTATATTGATGATTTAATCTATTCAGAAAAATTTGGAAAGAAATCGTTTAATTTAGTAGTGCCAGAACGCGAAGCCTGTTTAACTGCATTGTTTGAAGGGAAATCATTTGATTCAAACGGCATGTCAGAATCTGTTATCAATATTTACAATAGATATCAGGACCTTGAAGAACATTTTCCCGAAGAATTACGTAACCATGCATTACCATATTTCATTGATTGGCTACTGGAAAATGTACACATGGTAGAAATTACTGCTTATTCTGATGAAGATGCTTACACGATTTTCGAAACAATGAATGACCGGGGGCTTTCACTCACTCCAACAGAAATGCTGAAGGGTTATCTTTTAGCAAATCTTATTGAAGAAAAACGGGATGAAAGTAACCGACTATGGAAAAAACGAATTGAAGAAATAACGGAGTGGGGAAAAGATGTAGAATCCGATTTTTTTAAAAATTGGTTACGTTCCCAATATGCTCAAAAAATTCGAGAGAGGAAAAAAGGGGCGAAACCAGAAGACTTTGACCGTATTGGGACAGAATATCACCGCTGGATTAGGGAAAATAGCAAAAATATTGGTCTCACTTCAAGCGATGATTTTTACAATTTTATTCATCGAAACTTTAACTTCTTTATCCGCCAATACAATATGCTCATGAATGCTTCTCATGGAAATGTTGCGGAATTAAATCATGTGATGTACAATGCCCATCACGGTTTTACGTTGCAATATATGGTGTTATTAGCACCTCTTACGCTTGAAGACACTGAAGCAATTATTAAGCGAAAAATTCGTATTGCCGCGCGCTTTATTGACATATTGTTAGCCTGGCGTATCTGGAATTTCAGAAGCATTTCTTATTCAACCATGCAATATTCTATGTTTCTGGTAATGAAGGAAATCAGAGGACTGGAACCCAAAAAACTTGCGAAAACTTTGTATAATCGATTACAAAGGGAAGAAGAAAACTTTAGAAAGAATAGCCCATACCATCGGCGAGAAATTGGATTTTACATGCATCAACAAAATCGTCGTGCAATTCATAGATTGTTGGCAAGATTAACCGAGTATGTGGAAGTTCAATCTGGTTTAGATTCTAATTATAAAAATTATGTTAGGGAAGAAGGTAAGAACCGTTTTGAAGTTGAGCATATATGGGCGGATAAATACGAATATCATGAAGATGAATTTGAGCATCCAAGTGATTTTCAGGAAAACCGAAATCGGATTGGTGGATTGTTGTTGTTGCCTAAATCATTTAACGCCAGTTATGGTGATCTAAAATATGGAGAAAAATTACCTCATTACCTTAAACAAAATTTACTAGCGCAGTCGTTGCATCCACAATGTTATGAACACAATCCTGGATTTTTAAGATTTATTGAGCAAAGCGGTTTACCGTTTAAGCCTTATGAACATTTTGACAGAAAAGCATTAGATGAACGGTGCGAACTATATCGAATGATTGCCGAACATGTTTGGAATCCAGAAGATTTGTTGAGAGAGGTTTAA